The proteins below come from a single Myxococcota bacterium genomic window:
- a CDS encoding DUF2188 domain-containing protein, translated as MPKNSFVVRSAKDEGWMVQEEGKKKPESMHKKKETAVRRGRSMAKRAGGTLKIKGRNGKIQAKRSYAA; from the coding sequence ATGCCGAAGAACTCGTTCGTGGTCCGCAGTGCAAAGGACGAAGGTTGGATGGTGCAGGAGGAGGGCAAGAAGAAGCCCGAGAGCATGCACAAGAAGAAGGAGACGGCCGTGCGCCGCGGCCGCTCGATGGCGAAGCGCGCCGGCGGCACGCTGAAGATCAAGGGCCGCAACGGCAAGATCCAGGCGAAGCGCAGCTACGCGGCCTAG